Proteins found in one Microtus pennsylvanicus isolate mMicPen1 chromosome 14, mMicPen1.hap1, whole genome shotgun sequence genomic segment:
- the LOC142834739 gene encoding HAUS augmin-like complex subunit 8: MTHLPQKRQDLQETMDMMESQTLLLTLLSVKMENNLAVLEEKAEKDLVALCHEKERLQQRVLELRRQLLLQQKHQELATILDAQMEVLGPLEAVAKRFKEQYKTLATALDATRHELPVQGIHMQGSGQELLDDPMPALKTTLQLLGELGISSPDASGQVPDTSAQVSRLLEELRDLITKKDQELCWRIFSLAMELSSQASKEAALMNQEVWEEAQGTPSCSQWYFGPEAADITNVHTPGGGV, translated from the exons ATGACACACCTTCCCCAGAAAAGACAG GATCTACAGGAGACCATGGACATGATGGAGTCGCAGACACTGCTGCTGACCCTGCTGTCTGTGAAG ATGGAAAACAAcctggctgtgctggaggagAAGGCTGAGAAGGACTTGGTGGCCTTATGCCATGAGAAGGAGCGTCTACAGCAGCGGGTGCTGGAGCTGCGGcgccagctgctgctccagcagaaGCATCAGGAGCTGGCTACCATCCTGGATGCCCAG ATGGAGGTGCTGGGCCCTCTCGAGGCTGTAGCAAAGCGCTTCAAGGAGCAATACAAGACACTGGCCACAGCCTTGGACGCCACACGACATGAGCTTCCCGTGCAGGGCATCCACATGCAGGGAAGTGGGCAGGAACTCCTAG ATGATCCGATGCCGGCCCTAAAGACCACCCTGCAGCTCCTGGGCGAGCTGGGCATTTCCTCCCCGGACGCCAGCGGGCAGGTGCCAGACACCAGCGCGCAGGTGTCACGCCTGCTGGAGGAACTCAGGGACTTGATTACCAAGAAGGACCAAGAGCTCTGCTGGAG GATCTTCAGTCTGGCCATGGAGCTTTCTTCCCAGGCCAGCAAGGAGGCAGCCTTGATGAACCAGGAAGTCTGGGAAGAGGCCCAGGGCACCCCTTCGTGCAGCCAGTGGTACTTCGGTCCAGAGGCAGCAGACATCACCAATGTCCACACTCCTGGTGGTGgggtgtag